Genomic DNA from Aminobacterium mobile DSM 12262:
TACCATGGGGGATGATATTCCTTTTTCCGAAGTAACTCATTAAATCGATTTGCCCATGTTTTTGCTCCATCGAGGGCAAAAGCGTAGGGAAGCAGGCGCTCAAAAACTTCCGGTGTTTCCTCCGGAGGATTGAACATTTCTAGTCGGTGCCGCTCTGCTGTATTTATGTACATGGTAAGTCCCTCAGCTACACCAAGGATATCATTGCCTCTCTCTGTCCGAACTGTTATTAACTTTCGAAAAACAAGAGCTATAGCCGCAATGGCTAGAGGAAGTAAAAGCATAGATTTTTTTGCACTACTCAGTGTAAACAAGAAACTCCCCGCAAGGCTAGAAAAAAACAATAAAAGCATGATTATAGTAATAATTTGGGGTATAAATCGCCTTTTTCTATGAAATCCTCTCCAAGCAGATAAAATAACAGAACCAATGACCATAAGTGCTCCTGTCCCTCCCATTAAGAAAGCTGCAAGTTGAATTTGTCCACCCCATCTGAGAAGTAGAAAGGAAGAGAGGGGAATAAAAAAACCTCCGACCCACAGGAGAGTATTCTTTGAGAAAAGAGGCTTTGCAGACTGTCTGTAATATTGCTCCAACCTCTCGCGAGATTCTTCTAAAATTTTATAATTACTTTGCCGAAGCAATAATTCCTTCCTCCCGTTACCAAAGAGGCTAGAGAGAAGTATTTTTTCTTCTGAGGAAAAATTTTCAAAAAGAGCTCGTTCCTTTACAAGTCTTAATGAATATCGTTTTCCAGCCAATTTAGAAGAAAGAGCTACGATTCCCTTGAGAACACCGTTCTCTCCTACTTGTCTCAAACGTTCCATTGCTTCCTCTAAAGTTAATTCCTCTATGACAATAAAGCCTTTTACAGCAAGATTAAGAATTTCGGCTGTGAAACAAACATTATCCATTCCCATTTGCTTTACATATCTTAAAAATCCTGGGCCTAACTCCTCGGGAGGATAGAAGAGGGGGATTACCGGTTTCCGAAGGGGATCTTTCCCCCATCGTCGCCACACTATCACATAATAAGTTAAGAGGAGGAGAGGTGTGACTAAAAAAAACCAGATGCCGAATTTATCAAAGAAAGTATATCGAAGGGGCTGCTTTGGAGGAAAAACTATGCCTTTAGCCCATGAGTAAGCCACCGTGAGACCTTCATTTGGCAAAAGACGCCTTGTTGTTTCTACTGATCCGTCAGGAAGAAGCCTAGCATCTTTTCCTCTCTCGCCTAGGAAGCCAGTATAAATATCTACCGATAGAAAAGAGACCTTTTCGGGAAGGGTAACAGAAAAAATTACCTTTTCTATGGGAAATGCCCAATCGTTGCCCGTAACATTCCAGTAAAGTTCATCGTACTCTCCCCAAAAACCAATTTGACCTGTTGTTACA
This window encodes:
- a CDS encoding DUF2207 domain-containing protein translates to MKQQKRHEQHPKYHFDILSMKRGLFVKGLYKAVLSFFLFVFLAFPVRAEEKILLFSSAAAVKSDSSLEVRENITVAVEGKSIRRGIFRDFPTIHKGASGRTVRVDFWVKEALLNGKEVPYRTEPRPNGVRIYLGDPDKLAPLGTQTYSLSYVTTGQIGFWGEYDELYWNVTGNDWAFPIEKVIFSVTLPEKVSFLSVDIYTGFLGERGKDARLLPDGSVETTRRLLPNEGLTVAYSWAKGIVFPPKQPLRYTFFDKFGIWFFLVTPLLLLTYYVIVWRRWGKDPLRKPVIPLFYPPEELGPGFLRYVKQMGMDNVCFTAEILNLAVKGFIVIEELTLEEAMERLRQVGENGVLKGIVALSSKLAGKRYSLRLVKERALFENFSSEEKILLSSLFGNGRKELLLRQSNYKILEESRERLEQYYRQSAKPLFSKNTLLWVGGFFIPLSSFLLLRWGGQIQLAAFLMGGTGALMVIGSVILSAWRGFHRKRRFIPQIITIIMLLLFFSSLAGSFLFTLSSAKKSMLLLPLAIAAIALVFRKLITVRTERGNDILGVAEGLTMYINTAERHRLEMFNPPEETPEVFERLLPYAFALDGAKTWANRFNELLRKKEYHPPWYVGKDASIFYTGEGISDITSSVANSIASSSVVPGSSSGRGGGGFAGGGGGGGGGGGW